One genomic segment of Nothobranchius furzeri strain GRZ-AD chromosome 10, NfurGRZ-RIMD1, whole genome shotgun sequence includes these proteins:
- the c10h5orf15 gene encoding keratinocyte-associated transmembrane protein 2: MSNMATFSNLGRSRRNLFAVCLIIFLQVWATDCASITANKTTNETGDNLTSQRHANVDVKDPSTNKLSPENATLTTELNTISARNPKTIKAAKTEITTTQQKMSLLTTKSFATTKMNSFPTKKDAVSTVKKPTTKAPPQITPLHPSVAPESSVKVPKPTDFVPHVSKKPTTKAPPQITPLHPSVTPESSVKVPKPTDFVPHVSKKPTTKDPPQITLLHPSVAPESSVKVPKPTDFVPHVSEAPGYDLGSPKSPVPPTKEGTDPDLMANTSQPVVQDQDDYSRDDDQDEDDDMPSETNSNEANKQLPDEFQFSTHNKEVNSDSSEEEDTHFFFHLIIVAFLVAVIYITYHNKRKIVLLVQSQRWKEGLCSRNNVKYHRLSQNVNEAMPSLKITQDYVF; encoded by the exons ATGAGCAACATGGCGACATTCAGTAATCTGGGTCGAAGCAGAAGAAATCTTTTTGCTGtttgtttgattattttcctTCAGGTGTGGGCCACTGACTGCGCTTCGATTACAGCGAATAAAACAACGAACG AGACGGGCGATAATTTGACATCCCAAAGACATGCCAATGTAGATGTAAAGGACCCCTCAACGAATAAACTGAGTCCAGAAAATGCAACGCTTACGACGGAACTGAACACTATTTCTGCCAGGAACCCCAAAACAATTAAAGCAGCTAAAACTGAAATAACAACCACTCAACAGAAAATGAGTCTGCTGACCACGAAAAGTTTTGCAACCACTAAAATGAATTCATTTCCAACAAAAAAAGATGCTGTTTCAACAGTTAAAAAGCCCACAACCAAGGCTCCACCTCAAATCACTCCACTTCATCCTTCAGTAGCTCCAGAGTCCTCTGTCAAAGTGCCCAAACCCACCGACTTTGTGCCGCATGTGTCGAAAAAGCCCACAACCAAGGCTCCACCTCAAATCACTCCACTCCATCCTTCAGTAACTCCAGAGTCCTCTGTCAAAGTGCCCAAACCCACCGACTTTGTGCCGCATGTGTCGAAAAAGCCCACAACCAAGGATCCACCTCAAATCACTCTACTTCATCCTTCAGTAGCTCCAGAGTCCTCTGTCAAAGTGCCCAAACCCACCGACTTTGTGCCGCATGTGTCGGAAGCACCTGGGTATGACTTAGGATCTCCCAAATCACCAGTTCCCCCCACAAAAGAAGGCACTGATCCTGATCTGATGGCCAATACGAGTCAACCTGTTGTGCAGGATCAAGATGATTACTCAAGGGATGACGACCAAGACGAAGATGACGACATGCCAAGTGAAACCAATAGTAATGAAGCTAACAAGCAGCTGCCTGATGAATTCCAATTCTCAACCCATAATAAGGAAGTCAACTCCGACAGCTCAGAAGAAGAGGACACTCACTTTTTCTTTCATCTGATCATCGTGGCTTTCCTGGTGGCTGTTATTTACATCACCTACCACAATAAGAGGAAG ATCGTCCTGCTGGTCCAGAGCCAACGGTGGAAAGAGGGTTTATGTTCTCGTAACAACGTGAAATATCACCGCCTGAGCCAGAACGTCAACGAGGCCATGCCCTCCCTCAAGATAACCCAAGACTATGTCTTCTGA
- the vdac1 gene encoding non-selective voltage-gated ion channel VDAC1 yields the protein MAVPPTYVDLGKSARDVFTKGYGFGLIKLDLKTKSDNGLEFASACSANTETSKVGGSLETKYKWSEHGLTFTEKWNTDNTLGTEITVEDQLTKGLKLTFESSFSPNTGKKGGKFKTGYKCEHINLGCDVNYDINGTAIHGAGVICYEGWLAGYQTTFEAGRNKITQSNFAVGYKTDEFQLHTNVNDGTEFGGSIYQKVNEKLETAVNLAWTAGNSNTRFGIAAKYQIDPDASFSAKVNNSSLVGLGYTQTLKPGIKLTLSALLDGKNINAGGHKLGLGLEFQA from the exons ATGGCTGTACCTCCCACCTATGTTGACCTTGGAAAGTCAGCCAGGGATGTTTTTACAAAGGGATATG GCTTTGGGCTCATCAAGCTGGACTTGAAGACAAAGTCTGACAATGGACTG GAGTTTGCCAGCGCATGCTCTGCCAACACTGAGACAAGCAAGGTCGGCGGGTCGTTGGAGACCAAATACAAGTGGTCTGAGCATGGACTCACCTTCACAGAGAAATGGAACACGGACAACACTCTGGGGACGGAGATCACCGTTGAGGACCAG TTGACTAAAGGGCTGAAGCTTACGTTTGAGTCCTCTTTCTCTCCAAATACTGG CAAGAAAGGTGGCAAGTTCAAGACAGGCTACAAGTGTGAACACATCAACCTGGGCTGCGACGTCAACTATGACATTAACGGTACAGCCATTCACGGCGCTGGCGTGATATGCTACGAGGGCTGGCTCGCCGGTTACCAGACGACCTTTGAGGCCGGCAGGAACAAGATCACCCAGAGCAACTTTGCTGTTGGATACAAGACCGATGAGTTCCAGCTGCATACAAATGT AAATGATGGCACAGAGTTTGGTGGTTCCATCTACCAGAAGGTGAATGAAAAGCTggagacagctgtgaacctggccTGGACTGCTGGAAACAGCAACACCCGCTTTGGAATTGCTGCCAAGTATCAAATCGATCCCGATGCATCTTTCTCC GCTAAGGTGAACAACTCCAGCCTTGTGGGACTGGGCTACACTCAGACTCTGAAGCCAG GGATCAAGCTGACACTTTCTGCTCTTCTTGATGGTAAAAACATCAATGCCGGCGGCCACAAGCTTGGTCTTGGTCTTGAGTTCCAAGCATAG